From a region of the Marinomonas mediterranea MMB-1 genome:
- a CDS encoding CoA-acylating methylmalonate-semialdehyde dehydrogenase, with protein sequence MSTVGQLINGEIFIEGTRQQDVYNPSTGAVTKQVDLASKKTVEEAITVAQAAYPAWRNTPPIKRARIMFKFKALLEEHADTICKMIGEEHGKISHDAAGELQRGIENVEYACGAPELLKGEHSKNVGPNIDSWSEFQPLGVVAGITPFNFPAMVPLWMFPMALVCGNCFILKPSERDPSSTLFIAQLLKEAGLPDGVMNVVNGDKEAVDTLLNDDRIKGVSFVGSTPIAEYIYTTANANGKRCQALGGAKNHAIVMPDADMDNAVNQLVGAAFGSSGERCMALSVAVTVGDAAGDALIEKMQAAMQGLNVGPYSDANNDFGPVITKAHQEKVIGYIDSAEQQGSTIVVDGRNAKVEGYEDGFFVGATLIDNVNTDMTSYKEEIFGPVLQVVRVQTMQEAMDLIDAHEYGNGTCIFTRDGEAARYFSDNIQVGMVGINVPLPVPVAYHSFGGWKRSLFGDLHAYGPDAVRFYTKRKTVTQRWPSAGIREGVEFSMPTMK encoded by the coding sequence ATGAGCACAGTTGGACAACTTATTAACGGCGAAATTTTCATTGAAGGAACTCGTCAACAGGATGTGTACAATCCGTCAACAGGCGCGGTAACTAAGCAGGTAGACCTTGCTTCTAAAAAAACGGTTGAAGAAGCTATCACTGTAGCTCAAGCGGCTTACCCAGCGTGGCGAAATACTCCACCAATCAAACGTGCTCGTATCATGTTCAAGTTTAAAGCGTTGCTAGAAGAGCACGCTGACACTATCTGTAAAATGATTGGTGAAGAACACGGTAAAATCAGCCATGACGCTGCGGGTGAGTTGCAACGTGGTATTGAAAACGTTGAGTACGCATGTGGCGCTCCAGAGTTGCTAAAAGGCGAACACAGCAAAAATGTTGGTCCTAACATTGATTCTTGGAGTGAGTTCCAACCTCTAGGTGTTGTTGCCGGTATTACTCCATTTAACTTCCCAGCAATGGTGCCACTGTGGATGTTCCCTATGGCATTGGTATGCGGTAACTGTTTCATTCTTAAGCCGTCTGAACGTGATCCAAGCTCAACGCTTTTCATCGCTCAACTGTTGAAAGAAGCAGGCCTACCTGACGGCGTTATGAATGTTGTTAATGGTGATAAAGAAGCAGTTGATACATTGTTAAATGATGATCGTATCAAAGGGGTTAGCTTTGTTGGTTCAACGCCTATCGCTGAATACATTTACACGACAGCTAATGCTAATGGTAAGCGTTGCCAAGCTCTAGGTGGTGCGAAAAACCACGCTATCGTAATGCCTGATGCCGATATGGATAACGCTGTTAACCAATTAGTAGGTGCTGCATTTGGTTCATCCGGCGAACGTTGTATGGCTCTATCTGTCGCTGTTACAGTTGGCGATGCAGCAGGTGATGCTTTAATTGAGAAGATGCAAGCGGCTATGCAAGGCCTAAACGTTGGTCCATACTCTGATGCAAACAATGACTTTGGACCAGTAATCACTAAGGCTCACCAAGAAAAAGTTATTGGTTACATCGACAGTGCTGAGCAGCAAGGTTCAACCATTGTTGTTGATGGGCGTAATGCGAAAGTTGAAGGCTATGAAGATGGTTTCTTTGTTGGTGCAACGTTGATCGACAATGTAAACACTGATATGACAAGTTACAAAGAAGAGATCTTTGGTCCTGTTCTTCAAGTTGTTCGTGTTCAAACGATGCAAGAAGCGATGGATCTTATTGATGCTCACGAATACGGTAACGGTACTTGTATCTTTACACGTGACGGTGAAGCTGCTCGTTACTTCTCTGACAATATCCAAGTGGGTATGGTTGGTATCAACGTACCATTACCTGTACCTGTTGCTTACCATAGCTTTGGTGGGTGGAAGCGTTCATTATTTGGTGATCTGCATGCTTACGGTCCTGATGCAGTTCGTTTCTACACTAAACGTAAAACTGTGACTCAGCGTTGGCCTTCTGCTGGTATTCGTGAAGGCGTTGAGTTCTCAATGCCTACTATGAAGTAA